One genomic segment of Erpetoichthys calabaricus chromosome 7, fErpCal1.3, whole genome shotgun sequence includes these proteins:
- the prr16 gene encoding protein Largen isoform X2 has product MTDSSKTDTLNSSSSSTTTTTTASSLEKIKLHTEVTLIKPPSAPPAILTVLKKPYPPPPPPRLTPIRCDNPSKTLPAVKPVKTNGTLLRNGGLQGIQKKIPNGDICCISQNMVDKVPMQPTPHKPDKDRCPQVTRERVRFSEQVQYHGYCPDCDVRYDIKNRDVHLHTETLHAKLKPLHHCPPPPPPLPSRENGGMGICVSHSFPPLTPTAVPPSAAPKPQKTILRKSTTTTV; this is encoded by the coding sequence ATGACAGACAGCTCCAAGACAGACACACTTAACAGCAGTTCCAGTAGTACTACCACCACCACTACGGCATCCAGTTTAGAGAAGATTAAACTTCACACAGAAGTTACACTAATCAAACCTCCATCAGCTCCTCCAGCAATTCTTACAGTGCTGAAGAAACCATACCCACCTCCTCCACCTCCAAGGCTCACTCCAATAAGATGTGACAATCCCAGTAAAACCCTGCCAGCTGTGAAGCCTGTGAAAACCAATGGCACACTTCTTCGAAATGGAGGTTTAcaaggaatacaaaaaaaaataccaaacggAGATATATGTTGCATTTCCCAAAATATGGTGGATAAAGTGCCCATGCAACCTACTCCACATAAACCTGACAAGGACAGATGCCCACAGGTCACTCGTGAACGAGTCAGATTTAGTGAACAGGTACAATATCATGGCTACTGTCCAGACTGTGATGTCCGATACGATATAAAAAACCGGGATGTGCATTTACACACAGAAACCCTTCATGCAAAGCTAAAACCTCTTCATCACTGTCCTCCACCGCCACCTCCTCTACCTTCGCGGGAAAATGGTGGAATGGGTATATGTGTCAGTCATAGCTTCCCTCCTCTAACTCCTACAGCTGTGCCTCCATCTGCTGCTCCTAAACCACAAAAAACTATCCTGAGAAAATCAACAACTACCACTGTCTGA